In one Fibrobacter sp. UWR3 genomic region, the following are encoded:
- a CDS encoding endo-1,4-beta-xylanase: MKKILSTATKVAALALAASTLSFGVGLAENASKFVGNITTRGQVRSDFGQYWNQITAENECKWQSIEGSRGNRNFSGCKAAYNWAKNNGGLFKFHALLWGSQYPTWLESLGVDDTKKAIMDWFDAVKQNFPELDMIDVVNEAIRTGNNQYHSNYPKTKIIQAMGGDNNGDYMFIVNAFKEARKRWPNAVLIYNDYNTVQWNLDQGIDLIKTIKKNGAPVDAYGLQAHDMMTQGGGANGTGGGGNCLALSTLKSAIEKIWNNTQTPMFISEYDINTSDDNTQKRCYEEQISYFMENEHIGGITIWGYINGATWLDNSGIIDGNRDRAAMTWLKSYLPSHPGNNSTGLLNSTPIEPEPQTPFKGQPFDLSAKIEAEDFDVPGKGRNEDGTNNNSYSVTGECNDTWNTEYRKGTSVSIGEKNGGLVLGCNPTGNTFEYSINVAEAGTYDIAAMVAADGSGALVFKVGDKVVSDSLTYTGSSWTTFEQVSGSITLEKGEQILTMEVAKGYIDIDWFQISKAGEGPGTGPGTDAIKQTVAFDDPSVRQDYHVFDMNGMFMGVLTAYGFDAAKQILQTSNDVKTSGIYLLRNRATGQMQKVRVVR; this comes from the coding sequence ATGAAAAAGATTCTCTCAACAGCAACGAAGGTCGCGGCGCTTGCTCTTGCAGCGTCCACTCTTTCGTTTGGCGTCGGCTTGGCAGAAAACGCTTCCAAGTTCGTCGGAAACATCACCACTCGCGGTCAGGTGCGTTCGGACTTCGGTCAGTACTGGAACCAGATTACTGCCGAAAACGAATGTAAATGGCAGTCCATTGAAGGTTCTCGTGGTAACCGCAATTTCAGCGGTTGTAAGGCGGCCTATAACTGGGCAAAGAATAACGGAGGCCTCTTCAAGTTCCATGCCCTGCTTTGGGGTTCCCAGTATCCGACTTGGCTCGAAAGCCTGGGCGTTGACGATACCAAGAAGGCCATCATGGACTGGTTCGATGCCGTCAAGCAGAATTTCCCCGAACTTGACATGATTGACGTGGTGAACGAGGCTATCCGTACGGGTAATAACCAGTACCACTCCAACTACCCGAAGACCAAGATTATCCAGGCTATGGGCGGCGACAATAATGGTGACTACATGTTCATCGTCAATGCATTCAAGGAAGCAAGAAAGCGCTGGCCGAATGCCGTCTTGATTTACAATGACTACAACACGGTCCAGTGGAACTTGGACCAGGGTATTGACCTTATCAAGACCATCAAGAAAAATGGTGCTCCGGTTGACGCCTATGGCCTCCAGGCCCACGACATGATGACCCAGGGTGGCGGCGCCAACGGTACCGGTGGCGGTGGTAACTGCCTGGCTCTCAGCACGCTGAAGAGCGCGATAGAAAAAATTTGGAACAATACCCAGACTCCGATGTTCATTTCGGAATATGATATCAACACCTCGGACGACAATACCCAGAAGAGGTGCTATGAAGAACAGATTTCCTACTTCATGGAAAATGAACACATTGGTGGCATTACCATTTGGGGTTACATCAATGGCGCCACATGGTTGGACAACTCGGGTATCATCGACGGAAACAGGGACCGTGCGGCCATGACTTGGCTCAAGTCCTACCTGCCTTCTCACCCGGGTAACAACTCGACGGGCTTGCTGAACAGCACCCCGATCGAGCCCGAACCGCAGACTCCGTTCAAGGGCCAGCCGTTCGATCTGTCCGCCAAGATTGAAGCTGAAGACTTCGACGTTCCGGGCAAGGGTCGTAACGAAGATGGAACGAACAACAACTCCTACTCTGTTACCGGTGAATGCAACGATACCTGGAATACGGAATACAGAAAGGGCACGTCTGTAAGCATTGGCGAAAAGAATGGAGGCCTTGTCCTCGGTTGCAATCCTACAGGAAACACTTTCGAGTACTCCATAAACGTTGCAGAAGCTGGTACGTATGATATCGCTGCAATGGTCGCTGCAGACGGTAGTGGTGCATTGGTGTTCAAGGTTGGCGACAAGGTCGTATCTGATTCGCTGACGTACACCGGTTCTTCTTGGACTACCTTTGAACAGGTTTCTGGTTCCATCACACTTGAAAAGGGTGAACAGATTCTCACGATGGAAGTTGCCAAGGGATATATCGATATCGACTGGTTCCAGATTTCGAAGGCTGGCGAAGGTCCGGGCACGGGCCCGGGTACGGACGCAATCAAGCAGACCGTGGCATTCGACGATCCTTCCGTCCGTCAGGACTACCACGTGTTCGACATGAACGGCATGTTCATGGGCGTACTCACTGCCTATGGCTTCGATGCAGCAAAGCAGATTCTCCAGACTTCCAACGATGTGAAGACCTCGGGAATCTACCTCCTGCGTAACCGTGCTACCGGCCAAATGCAGAAGGTCCGCGTGGTCCGCTAA
- a CDS encoding cellulase family glycosylhydrolase — MKKLSLSLAVAAIAGFATVANAALADGGAKFLGNITTGGQIRSDFAQYWNQITPENGCKWGSIHSLSNGNSGTSKFAWDNFDKCESAYKWAKEKPGERHFKFHALVWGSQYPNFLCKKKNPSITVEKTKQYITEWFDAVAAKFPDLEYIDVVNEAIWAGDNYHSGYGKPAAGAEGHSTDDTECGGSYIIEALGGDRVVNGKHQYDFITNAFKMARERWPKAVLIYNDYNTLSWQINEGIELIQTILKNGAPVDAYGQQAHDCKGMSKNDFESKMTRIHNETGLPLLVSEYDIGEADDTKQKNDYANQVPFMWETPWVAGITIWGYINGSTWVANTGLIEKDGRKRASMNWLEDYFAKNLNKGQNEVTFTPVEPEPQLPFKGQPIALPGKVEAEDFDIPGVGVNEDGSSNQSYSDDSENHGDSDYRKGTGVDLYKKATGVIVGYNSEGDWLEWTVNVKEAGDYTMFAAVAAAGSTSSFQLSLDGKALTDVITVPAAKSGEENYDDYNKVSANVTLPEGSHILRMDVTGAWFDVDYFTFVKGKDATDPEPIIGEDDPGTTSIANVNFDAGKLQDYYVFDQNGVRLGLMSAYGFNAAADMLRSSSMVKTSGVYYLRNRFTGAMQSVRVTR, encoded by the coding sequence ATGAAAAAGCTTTCCCTTTCTCTCGCTGTCGCAGCCATCGCTGGCTTTGCAACCGTGGCAAATGCCGCTCTTGCCGATGGCGGTGCAAAATTTTTGGGCAATATTACTACAGGCGGTCAGATCCGTAGCGACTTTGCTCAGTACTGGAACCAGATTACTCCCGAAAACGGCTGTAAGTGGGGCTCCATCCATTCCCTTTCTAACGGCAACAGCGGGACAAGCAAGTTCGCCTGGGACAACTTCGACAAGTGCGAAAGCGCCTACAAGTGGGCCAAGGAAAAGCCCGGTGAGCGTCACTTCAAGTTCCATGCCCTCGTTTGGGGGTCGCAGTACCCGAACTTCCTTTGCAAGAAAAAGAATCCGAGCATCACGGTAGAAAAGACCAAGCAGTACATCACCGAATGGTTCGATGCCGTTGCGGCCAAGTTCCCGGACCTCGAATACATCGACGTGGTGAACGAAGCCATTTGGGCGGGTGACAACTACCACTCCGGTTACGGCAAGCCTGCTGCAGGTGCCGAAGGCCACAGCACCGACGATACCGAATGCGGCGGCTCCTACATTATCGAAGCCCTCGGTGGCGACCGCGTGGTGAATGGCAAGCACCAGTACGACTTTATCACGAACGCCTTCAAGATGGCCCGCGAACGTTGGCCGAAGGCTGTGCTTATCTACAACGACTACAACACGCTCTCTTGGCAGATTAACGAAGGTATCGAACTCATCCAGACCATCCTCAAGAATGGCGCTCCGGTCGATGCTTACGGCCAGCAGGCTCACGACTGCAAGGGCATGAGCAAGAACGATTTCGAAAGCAAGATGACTCGAATCCATAACGAGACGGGCCTCCCGCTCCTGGTTTCGGAATACGATATCGGCGAAGCCGACGATACCAAGCAGAAAAATGACTATGCAAACCAGGTTCCCTTCATGTGGGAAACTCCTTGGGTCGCGGGTATCACTATCTGGGGTTATATCAACGGCTCTACTTGGGTGGCAAACACCGGCCTTATCGAAAAGGATGGCCGCAAGCGCGCTTCCATGAACTGGCTCGAAGACTACTTCGCGAAGAACCTCAACAAGGGCCAGAATGAAGTGACCTTCACTCCGGTCGAGCCCGAACCGCAGCTCCCGTTCAAGGGTCAGCCGATTGCGCTCCCGGGCAAGGTGGAAGCCGAAGATTTCGATATCCCGGGCGTGGGCGTCAATGAAGATGGCTCGAGCAACCAGTCCTATAGCGACGATTCCGAAAATCACGGCGATAGCGACTACCGCAAGGGCACGGGTGTCGACCTCTACAAGAAGGCTACCGGCGTGATTGTGGGCTACAACAGCGAAGGCGACTGGCTCGAATGGACCGTGAACGTGAAGGAAGCGGGCGACTACACGATGTTTGCTGCCGTGGCTGCCGCAGGTTCTACCTCTAGTTTCCAGCTATCCCTCGATGGCAAGGCCCTCACCGACGTGATTACGGTTCCTGCGGCCAAGTCCGGCGAAGAGAACTACGATGACTACAACAAGGTCAGCGCCAACGTGACCCTCCCGGAAGGCTCGCATATCCTCCGCATGGACGTGACCGGCGCCTGGTTCGATGTGGACTACTTCACCTTCGTGAAGGGCAAGGACGCGACCGACCCCGAACCGATTATCGGTGAAGACGACCCGGGTACGACCTCCATTGCTAACGTGAATTTTGATGCGGGCAAGCTCCAGGACTACTACGTGTTCGACCAGAACGGCGTACGCCTCGGCCTGATGAGCGCCTACGGGTTTAACGCCGCAGCCGATATGCTCCGCTCTTCCAGCATGGTGAAGACTTCCGGCGTGTACTACCTGCGCAACCGCTTTACCGGCGCAATGCAGAGCGTCCGCGTGACCCGCTAA
- a CDS encoding NADP-dependent isocitrate dehydrogenase: MNTKIYYTLTDESPFLATQSLLPIVRGFAKTADIDVETKNISLPGRILAAFGKASDDLDFLGKLTLEPDANIIKLPNISASVPQLKAAIAELQKNGFDVPDYPDAPANDEEKAIRAKYDKVKGSAVNPVLRQGNSDRRAPKAVKNFARNNPHSNGTWNTSVKTHVASMQSDDFYGNEKSITMADADTFKIEFVDEAGAVTELRAAKPLLKGEIIDATVMRMASLEKFIANAMAEAKAKGLLFSVHLKATMMKVSDPVLFGAFVRVFFKDVFTKYADLFKELGIDANNGLGDLYKRLEGNAKEAEVKAAIDAALAAGPDLAMVDSAKGVTNLHVPSDVIIDASMPAMIRNSGCMWNKEGKLQEVVACIPDRCYAGIYDETIEFCKQNGAFDPKTMGTVPNVGLMAQGAEEYGSHDKTFVAKGKGVIRAVNSKGEVLLQQNVEAGDIFRMCQAKDAPVRDWVKLAVTRARLSNTPAIFWLDPERAHDREIQKKVEAYLPEHDLNGLDIKIMSPRKAIVETMKRAKAGLDTIGVTGNVMRDYLTDLFPILEVGTSAKMLSIVPLMAGGGLYETGAGGSAPKQVQQFLAENYLRWDSLGEYFALVPAFEQVALKDGNKKAKVLADTLDEANGKILEFNRTPARKIGELDNRGSHFYLALYWSQALAAQKDDAELAKKFAPVADALKAREAEIVAAFAAEQGKPADIGGYYLPKAELLKKWMRPVAEFNAVIDAL; the protein is encoded by the coding sequence ATGAATACGAAGATTTATTACACGCTTACTGACGAGTCGCCGTTCCTGGCGACTCAATCCCTGCTCCCCATCGTGCGCGGTTTTGCAAAGACCGCCGATATCGATGTGGAAACCAAGAACATCTCCCTGCCGGGCCGCATTCTGGCCGCCTTCGGCAAGGCGAGCGACGACCTGGATTTCCTCGGTAAGCTTACGCTTGAACCGGATGCAAACATCATCAAGCTCCCGAACATTTCGGCGTCTGTACCGCAGCTCAAGGCCGCGATTGCCGAACTCCAGAAGAACGGCTTTGACGTGCCCGACTATCCGGACGCTCCAGCGAATGACGAAGAAAAGGCAATCCGCGCGAAGTACGACAAGGTGAAGGGTTCCGCCGTGAACCCGGTGCTTCGCCAGGGCAACTCCGACCGTCGCGCCCCCAAGGCGGTGAAGAACTTTGCCCGCAACAACCCGCACAGCAACGGCACGTGGAACACCTCCGTGAAGACTCACGTGGCAAGCATGCAGTCCGACGACTTTTACGGCAACGAAAAGTCCATCACCATGGCCGATGCCGACACGTTCAAGATTGAATTCGTCGACGAAGCGGGTGCCGTTACGGAACTTCGTGCCGCAAAGCCGCTCCTGAAGGGCGAAATCATCGACGCCACCGTGATGCGCATGGCATCGCTCGAAAAGTTCATCGCCAATGCGATGGCCGAAGCCAAGGCGAAGGGCCTGCTGTTCTCGGTACACCTGAAGGCTACCATGATGAAGGTCTCTGACCCGGTGCTGTTCGGTGCATTCGTGCGCGTGTTCTTCAAGGACGTGTTTACGAAGTACGCCGACCTGTTCAAGGAACTCGGCATCGATGCCAACAACGGTCTGGGCGATTTGTACAAGCGCCTCGAAGGCAACGCGAAGGAAGCAGAAGTCAAGGCCGCTATCGATGCAGCGCTCGCTGCGGGTCCGGACCTCGCCATGGTCGATTCCGCGAAGGGCGTTACGAATTTGCATGTGCCGAGCGACGTGATTATCGACGCCTCGATGCCTGCGATGATCCGCAATTCCGGCTGCATGTGGAACAAAGAAGGCAAGTTGCAAGAAGTTGTCGCTTGCATTCCGGACCGCTGCTACGCAGGCATTTACGACGAGACGATTGAATTCTGCAAGCAGAACGGCGCATTCGACCCGAAGACGATGGGTACCGTGCCGAACGTGGGCCTCATGGCTCAGGGTGCCGAAGAATACGGCAGCCACGACAAGACTTTCGTTGCAAAGGGCAAGGGAGTCATTCGCGCCGTGAACAGCAAGGGCGAAGTGCTCTTGCAGCAGAATGTTGAAGCGGGTGACATTTTCCGCATGTGCCAGGCGAAGGACGCTCCGGTGCGCGACTGGGTGAAACTCGCCGTCACGCGCGCCCGCCTCAGCAACACGCCCGCGATTTTCTGGCTCGACCCGGAACGCGCTCACGACCGCGAAATCCAGAAGAAGGTGGAAGCCTACTTGCCGGAACATGACCTCAATGGTCTCGACATCAAGATTATGAGCCCGCGCAAGGCGATTGTGGAAACGATGAAGCGCGCCAAGGCCGGCCTCGATACCATCGGCGTCACCGGCAACGTGATGCGCGACTACCTCACCGACCTCTTCCCGATTCTTGAAGTCGGAACCTCTGCCAAGATGCTCAGCATCGTGCCCTTGATGGCTGGCGGTGGCCTCTACGAAACGGGTGCAGGCGGTTCCGCTCCCAAGCAGGTGCAGCAGTTCCTCGCCGAAAACTACCTCCGCTGGGATTCCCTCGGCGAATACTTCGCACTGGTGCCCGCCTTCGAGCAGGTCGCGTTGAAGGATGGCAACAAGAAGGCGAAGGTTCTCGCCGACACGCTGGACGAGGCCAACGGCAAGATTCTCGAATTCAACCGCACGCCCGCCCGCAAAATCGGCGAACTCGACAACCGCGGCTCACACTTCTACCTGGCCCTCTACTGGTCGCAGGCTCTCGCCGCCCAGAAGGATGATGCGGAACTTGCCAAGAAGTTCGCCCCGGTCGCCGACGCATTGAAGGCCCGCGAAGCCGAAATCGTCGCCGCGTTTGCCGCCGAGCAGGGCAAACCCGCCGACATCGGTGGCTACTACCTGCCCAAGGCTGAACTCCTGAAGAAGTGGATGCGCCCGGTCGCTGAATTCAACGCCGTCATCGACGCGCTGTAG
- a CDS encoding InlB B-repeat-containing protein produces the protein MKIAVQSHFILFVSLLFLAGVGQSFAAWDGKSMEKPESQKIDGKDFYLIGNEANLAWFTDSIYRAGGTATLNAKLTRSLDMGGKLFMPISAGMGRNQFAGTIDGDGFTISNLYIDAGKIAEIKNPFCDASVANCNAQNAAFIAVMSGGVVKNLNFNNLYITASASAGEILGAQQPVSVGGVVAWQKGGTIEGCTVSGKILTSGNGNGVGGIVGNAWNGTIKNSLSSVSIYASGNQTYIGGIVGFIRGKNENDKVAVESCAYDGTALVNSGDGKLGGIVGNFEYGVLNVGAAYFDKDVASEGVGKKTDSLEVDGTTMSEEELNVDKVTCALNGGELKDGACDKDGVWSVGETHIVVNGVSRNESGALMFEVKFDANGGVFRDGDKTSKLLKVGDKITATEIIPPTRGDTVFAGWALTSDATKPDSALGVADKAKTVYAVWKKMFKVTFDANGSAFPGEGAVKSMSKLVAKGETISVEGIGLPESYTADEVKYYFKGWAFAADAEASLATLGEAKGDTTLYAVWTKAPTWTVTFDTRGFGVSVAYVQDGEKVVLPEAPKAAGYKFVGWFTDSSFAEGTEFDTSKVIEENVVVYAKWKLQEYDIVYLMGSGANNEVNPVSYNVETPTIKLRPPTKKGYNFDGWYYDADFVNAATQITEGSTGKVKLYA, from the coding sequence ATGAAAATTGCAGTCCAATCCCATTTTATTTTGTTTGTGTCGCTCCTGTTTTTGGCGGGCGTCGGCCAGTCGTTTGCCGCGTGGGACGGCAAGTCCATGGAAAAGCCTGAATCGCAGAAGATTGACGGCAAGGATTTTTACCTTATCGGTAACGAGGCCAACTTGGCGTGGTTCACCGATTCAATTTACCGCGCGGGCGGAACGGCTACGTTGAACGCGAAACTTACCCGGTCGCTGGACATGGGGGGCAAACTCTTTATGCCGATTTCTGCGGGCATGGGGCGCAACCAGTTTGCCGGAACTATTGACGGTGACGGCTTTACCATATCGAACCTCTATATCGATGCGGGCAAGATTGCCGAAATCAAGAATCCTTTCTGCGATGCGTCGGTTGCGAATTGCAACGCCCAGAACGCTGCGTTTATTGCGGTCATGTCGGGTGGCGTGGTCAAGAACCTCAATTTCAATAACCTCTATATTACCGCATCGGCGAGTGCCGGCGAAATTCTCGGTGCCCAGCAGCCGGTTTCTGTCGGCGGCGTTGTCGCCTGGCAGAAAGGCGGCACTATTGAGGGTTGCACCGTTTCGGGCAAGATCCTTACGAGCGGAAATGGTAATGGTGTCGGCGGTATCGTCGGCAACGCCTGGAATGGTACAATCAAGAACAGCCTGAGCTCGGTTTCTATTTATGCCAGCGGAAATCAGACCTATATCGGCGGCATTGTCGGGTTCATTAGGGGTAAAAATGAAAATGATAAGGTGGCTGTTGAATCCTGCGCATACGATGGAACCGCCCTTGTCAATAGTGGAGACGGCAAGTTGGGCGGTATTGTCGGTAATTTCGAGTACGGTGTCTTGAATGTCGGTGCCGCTTACTTTGACAAGGATGTCGCTTCGGAAGGTGTTGGCAAAAAGACGGATTCGCTCGAGGTGGATGGCACGACGATGAGTGAAGAAGAACTGAATGTCGATAAGGTGACGTGTGCGCTGAACGGTGGCGAACTCAAGGATGGTGCTTGCGATAAGGATGGCGTGTGGTCGGTTGGCGAAACCCACATTGTCGTGAACGGCGTGTCGCGTAACGAGAGCGGTGCGCTCATGTTCGAAGTAAAGTTCGACGCGAATGGCGGTGTGTTCCGTGATGGCGACAAGACGAGCAAGCTCTTGAAGGTCGGCGACAAGATTACGGCCACAGAAATTATCCCGCCGACCCGCGGCGATACCGTATTTGCGGGCTGGGCGCTTACAAGCGATGCCACGAAGCCCGATAGTGCGCTGGGTGTTGCCGACAAGGCGAAGACGGTTTATGCCGTGTGGAAGAAGATGTTCAAGGTGACCTTCGATGCGAACGGGAGTGCGTTCCCGGGCGAGGGTGCAGTGAAGTCGATGTCCAAGCTGGTCGCGAAAGGCGAGACAATCAGCGTGGAAGGTATCGGCCTGCCGGAAAGCTACACGGCAGATGAAGTGAAGTACTATTTCAAAGGCTGGGCGTTTGCGGCCGATGCGGAAGCGTCTCTAGCAACGCTCGGAGAGGCGAAGGGTGATACAACGTTGTATGCAGTGTGGACCAAGGCTCCGACCTGGACGGTAACGTTCGATACGCGCGGATTTGGCGTGAGCGTCGCCTACGTGCAGGATGGCGAGAAGGTGGTGCTGCCCGAAGCCCCGAAGGCTGCCGGCTACAAGTTTGTGGGCTGGTTTACCGATTCCTCGTTCGCGGAAGGTACGGAATTCGATACCAGCAAGGTAATTGAAGAAAACGTCGTGGTGTATGCCAAGTGGAAACTGCAGGAATACGATATCGTGTACCTTATGGGCTCGGGCGCGAACAACGAGGTGAACCCGGTTTCGTATAATGTCGAGACTCCGACCATCAAGTTGCGCCCGCCTACCAAGAAGGGTTACAATTTTGACGGCTGGTACTACGATGCCGACTTCGTGAATGCTGCGACCCAGATTACTGAGGGCTCTACGGGCAAGGTGAAGCTGTACGCCTAG
- a CDS encoding T9SS type A sorting domain-containing protein — MKTFTVTYMGGEFALEIVEPQVKVFGDTVKLKEAVFTREGYLQDGWSTEDGGKGVYRLGVDYVADADVVLYPHWRVDPDAIPTVAGSSVARFSVVSHARSLEISGVRAGSGVVVYDMRGHVVAKATASAGTFSMGTFVPGMYLVRVGSDVKRVAVR; from the coding sequence GTGAAGACGTTCACGGTTACCTACATGGGTGGCGAATTCGCTCTGGAGATTGTCGAGCCGCAGGTCAAGGTGTTCGGCGATACGGTGAAACTGAAAGAAGCCGTGTTCACGCGTGAGGGCTACCTGCAGGATGGCTGGTCTACCGAAGATGGAGGCAAGGGCGTGTACAGGCTGGGCGTAGACTATGTGGCCGATGCCGACGTGGTGCTTTACCCGCACTGGCGGGTGGACCCGGATGCCATTCCCACTGTTGCGGGTTCGAGTGTTGCCCGCTTCAGTGTGGTGTCGCACGCGCGTTCGCTCGAAATTTCGGGTGTACGTGCCGGCTCCGGCGTAGTCGTGTACGATATGCGTGGGCATGTCGTGGCGAAGGCTACGGCAAGTGCGGGCACGTTCAGCATGGGAACGTTTGTGCCGGGAATGTACCTGGTTCGCGTGGGTAGTGACGTGAAGCGTGTCGCAGTCCGCTAA
- a CDS encoding NUDIX hydrolase, whose amino-acid sequence MKPWKLLKTEYLVDAPWLKVAKETCELPNGKVIDDFYTLWQPDWVLILARTAEGKWVMTEQYRHGTGKIALEFPAGIIDKGETPEQAALRELQEECGYCIDSSTTPIALCAPGSAQNDTVRFIGTFPVNPDRHRGVFHVVFIDGVVKSGETHFDSTEDIESLELSDEELQKKMADGTFNHPLQIAGYFKFRLCKNF is encoded by the coding sequence ATGAAACCCTGGAAACTGCTCAAGACGGAATACCTGGTAGACGCCCCCTGGCTCAAGGTCGCGAAGGAAACATGCGAACTCCCGAACGGCAAGGTCATCGACGACTTCTACACGCTATGGCAACCCGACTGGGTGCTGATTCTCGCGCGTACCGCAGAAGGCAAGTGGGTCATGACGGAACAGTACCGCCACGGCACCGGAAAAATCGCGCTCGAATTCCCCGCGGGCATCATCGACAAGGGCGAAACGCCGGAACAGGCCGCGCTCCGCGAACTGCAGGAGGAATGCGGGTACTGCATAGATTCTTCGACTACCCCTATCGCGCTATGCGCTCCAGGGTCCGCTCAGAATGACACAGTCAGGTTCATCGGGACATTCCCCGTGAATCCGGACAGGCACCGCGGCGTATTCCATGTCGTTTTCATCGACGGGGTCGTAAAATCCGGCGAAACGCATTTCGACAGCACCGAGGACATCGAGTCTCTCGAACTTTCCGACGAAGAACTGCAAAAGAAAATGGCGGACGGCACTTTCAACCATCCGCTACAGATTGCAGGGTACTTTAAATTTAGGCTTTGCAAGAATTTCTAA
- a CDS encoding MFS transporter gives MEEKKPALWTRNFVTVAAANFLLFFSFYQLLPILPLYIIEKFQTDNATAGFIISLYTIGALACRPFAGFLVDTLSRKPLYFWTFFAFTACFLGYKTVAFLPILAAVRFAHGLFFGISSTASNTVAIDALPASRRGEGIGYFGISVNLAFATGPMTGMFLYEAFGDTIVFIISIALCVIGLILVQTLKVAPKEKKPHAPLSLDRFFLTRAIPQFVNFIFVGFAYGPVTNYIALYAKELGIGGSGWFYALIAAGLILNRVMTGRLIDRGYLIHLVGTGMTLNIVAYFLLAFSHAPVTFFASAFLIGTSLGLIFPGYQTMCVNLARHDQRGTANSTYLSGWDIGIGAGILAGGSMAGHFGMHQQVFFTCAVALVIADILYFTWTARHYLKNKLEG, from the coding sequence GTGGAGGAAAAAAAGCCAGCACTCTGGACACGCAACTTCGTGACGGTCGCCGCCGCGAACTTTCTGCTGTTCTTCAGCTTTTACCAGCTGCTGCCGATTCTGCCGCTCTACATTATCGAGAAGTTCCAGACCGACAACGCAACCGCAGGGTTCATCATCTCGCTCTACACCATCGGAGCACTCGCCTGCAGGCCCTTCGCGGGATTCCTGGTGGATACGCTCTCCCGCAAGCCGCTTTACTTCTGGACGTTCTTCGCGTTTACCGCATGTTTCTTGGGCTACAAGACGGTGGCCTTTTTGCCGATACTAGCCGCAGTGCGCTTTGCCCACGGTCTCTTCTTCGGGATTTCGAGTACCGCGAGCAACACGGTGGCCATCGATGCGCTCCCCGCAAGCCGCCGCGGGGAAGGCATCGGTTATTTCGGGATTAGCGTGAATCTTGCGTTCGCGACCGGCCCGATGACGGGTATGTTCCTGTACGAGGCCTTCGGTGACACCATCGTGTTTATCATTTCCATCGCGCTCTGCGTAATAGGCCTCATTCTCGTGCAGACGCTCAAGGTCGCCCCGAAAGAAAAGAAGCCGCACGCACCGCTTTCGCTCGACCGGTTCTTCCTCACCCGCGCCATCCCGCAATTCGTGAACTTTATCTTCGTGGGGTTCGCCTACGGGCCCGTCACGAACTACATCGCACTCTACGCGAAGGAACTGGGCATCGGAGGTTCCGGCTGGTTCTATGCGCTCATCGCGGCAGGGCTCATCTTGAACCGCGTTATGACCGGGCGCCTGATTGACCGCGGCTACCTGATTCACCTGGTGGGCACCGGCATGACGCTCAACATCGTCGCGTACTTCCTGCTCGCCTTCAGCCATGCGCCCGTCACCTTCTTCGCATCGGCATTCCTCATCGGTACGAGCCTCGGGCTAATTTTCCCCGGCTACCAGACGATGTGCGTGAACCTCGCCCGCCACGACCAGCGCGGCACGGCGAACAGCACGTACCTGAGCGGCTGGGACATCGGTATCGGGGCGGGCATTTTGGCGGGCGGCTCTATGGCGGGGCATTTCGGCATGCACCAGCAGGTATTTTTCACCTGCGCCGTGGCACTTGTAATCGCCGACATATTATATTTCACGTGGACCGCAAGGCACTACCTGAAGAACAAACTGGAAGGATAA